A section of the Marinoscillum sp. 108 genome encodes:
- a CDS encoding serine hydrolase: MTKIITWTILSFLCWTNTFAQKDTIIQHTLDSIRTSSDYPGLVFTFIDRDKNVHAFASGWADKEQGIKMTVDHKLHGGSTGKTVVSAIIMQLIEEGEITLDDSISQYLGKYNWYSRLANADQITIKNLLQHTSGIVRYEFKEAFLNDLTKDPDKVWKPEELLAYVLDDEPPFEPGRGFTYSDTNYILLGMTIEQVTGNTFYKEAEERVFTPLGIESFSPTNNNQIDNMAQGYYDEGTDYALGFKAPFLVDGKAQNNTQFEWTGGGYAYKNADYAKLLMAIYEGELFDMEALGNAFFDFVEAEEIRGKYGLGVIRYEYPEIGAFIGHSGFFPGYYTMGFYHPETGQAFTMQVNCTQMPQLKNFRDDYLRLIRLSLSFK, from the coding sequence ATGACAAAAATAATAACCTGGACCATTCTTTCATTCCTTTGCTGGACCAATACTTTTGCCCAAAAGGATACTATCATCCAGCACACACTAGATAGTATCAGAACCTCGTCAGACTACCCTGGCCTTGTGTTCACTTTCATTGATCGTGATAAGAACGTTCATGCCTTTGCCAGTGGCTGGGCGGATAAGGAGCAAGGAATCAAAATGACCGTTGACCATAAGCTACACGGTGGAAGTACCGGGAAAACGGTGGTGTCTGCAATTATCATGCAGCTGATTGAAGAAGGTGAAATTACTCTGGATGATAGCATTTCTCAATACCTGGGAAAATACAATTGGTACTCACGCTTAGCCAACGCAGATCAAATCACCATAAAGAACCTCCTTCAGCACACCTCCGGTATCGTCCGTTATGAGTTCAAAGAGGCCTTTTTGAATGACCTGACAAAGGATCCGGATAAAGTATGGAAACCTGAGGAGCTACTTGCTTATGTACTTGATGATGAACCTCCCTTTGAACCAGGCAGAGGATTCACCTATTCGGACACAAATTACATTCTCTTGGGGATGACCATCGAGCAGGTAACTGGAAACACATTTTATAAGGAAGCCGAAGAAAGAGTCTTCACTCCTCTTGGAATAGAGAGCTTCAGTCCTACGAATAACAATCAAATTGATAACATGGCCCAGGGGTATTATGATGAAGGAACCGATTATGCCCTTGGCTTCAAAGCCCCCTTTCTGGTAGATGGAAAAGCTCAAAACAACACGCAGTTTGAATGGACAGGTGGAGGCTATGCCTACAAGAATGCTGACTATGCAAAGCTATTGATGGCTATTTACGAAGGTGAACTTTTTGATATGGAGGCGCTGGGTAATGCCTTCTTCGATTTTGTTGAAGCTGAAGAAATTCGAGGAAAATACGGACTTGGGGTCATCCGGTACGAGTATCCTGAAATTGGTGCATTTATCGGGCACTCAGGATTCTTCCCAGGCTATTATACCATGGGGTTTTATCACCCGGAAACCGGTCAGGCCTTCACCATGCAGGTCAATTGCACCCAAATGCCGCAGCTAAAAAACTTTAGGGATGATTATCTAAGGCTGATTCGCCTATCCCTTTCTTTCAAATAG
- a CDS encoding SRPBCC domain-containing protein: MTRTIKFKTILPYPPELVWRALTEPQQLGNWFMENDIKPLPGQYFTFRMKPQKGWDGITHCQVLSVELFKHISYTYLGEATGEKTLACSGIHSDTADKMTKGIFAKLDTILSFKLEPTCGGTILYLEHSGYKGLKLVIISLVMQMGWKKQLNKKLPKVLERLSDPND, from the coding sequence ATGACAAGAACAATCAAATTTAAAACCATACTCCCTTACCCACCAGAATTAGTTTGGAGGGCATTGACAGAACCCCAACAGCTTGGCAATTGGTTTATGGAAAACGACATCAAACCACTGCCAGGGCAGTACTTCACCTTCAGGATGAAGCCACAAAAAGGCTGGGATGGAATCACGCATTGCCAAGTGCTATCCGTTGAGCTATTCAAGCATATTTCATACACCTATCTTGGAGAAGCGACAGGTGAAAAAACACTAGCTTGTTCGGGTATCCATTCTGATACCGCAGATAAAATGACCAAAGGCATCTTCGCAAAACTTGATACAATATTGAGCTTCAAGCTAGAACCCACTTGTGGAGGTACTATTCTCTATCTTGAACACTCAGGCTACAAAGGGCTAAAACTTGTGATTATAAGCTTGGTGATGCAAATGGGTTGGAAAAAGCAGCTGAATAAAAAGCTGCCCAAAGTGCTTGAGCGATTAAGTGATCCTAATGATTAA
- a CDS encoding glyoxalase/bleomycin resistance/extradiol dioxygenase family protein yields the protein MARLENTFQRPGYTTVSPYLMVDDVAQQLEFIKNVFQVKPTEDLGQNPDGHTEIKLGDTTIMIGQGRPQWPSRQSMNYIYVESVDEIYKRARQFGANILLEPTERYYGDRECGFEDNQGNQWWCATYKQTLSRDEMNKRFETNKR from the coding sequence TTGGCGCGACTCGAAAACACATTTCAAAGACCAGGCTATACCACAGTAAGTCCATACTTGATGGTAGATGATGTAGCCCAACAGCTAGAGTTCATCAAGAATGTATTTCAGGTGAAGCCAACTGAGGATTTAGGTCAGAACCCTGATGGTCATACGGAGATCAAGCTGGGAGATACGACCATTATGATCGGTCAGGGCAGACCACAATGGCCTTCCAGACAGAGCATGAACTATATCTATGTAGAGAGCGTGGATGAGATCTACAAACGTGCCAGACAATTTGGGGCGAATATATTGCTGGAGCCTACAGAACGATACTATGGTGACCGTGAATGTGGCTTTGAAGACAATCAGGGAAACCAGTGGTGGTGTGCCACATACAAGCAAACCTTATCCAGAGATGAAATGAATAAGCGGTTCGAAACAAACAAAAGGTAG
- a CDS encoding response regulator transcription factor translates to MPIRYWNVKPSETTQNYVRFYWFLESDESYTHHSMADVCPELVFHYHGRFNEILANGQQERSFLAGINAPSSQTRQFSIDQAFGMFGVYLYPHAIPLLFDIQASDLTNQMVDIDILTRKYGSDLEERIMLSKSHEERVSIMETFITQRLQQQKETSLPVFKALQFIMKSEATPTVKDLTQDYFISERQLERQFQRFTGFSPKQFIRIARFQNTMQFYGSQELRLTDVALNCGYYDQSHFINDFKQFSGLNPKEYFKGKTTATLWRDSKTHFKDQAIPQ, encoded by the coding sequence ATGCCAATAAGGTACTGGAACGTTAAGCCCTCAGAAACCACCCAGAACTATGTTCGGTTTTATTGGTTTTTGGAGAGTGATGAGTCCTACACTCACCACTCCATGGCTGATGTATGCCCGGAGCTGGTGTTCCATTACCATGGTCGTTTCAATGAAATACTGGCCAATGGTCAACAAGAACGGTCCTTTCTGGCAGGAATAAACGCACCATCGAGTCAGACCAGACAGTTCTCTATCGATCAGGCCTTTGGCATGTTTGGCGTTTATCTATATCCTCACGCCATCCCCCTGCTTTTTGATATTCAGGCAAGTGACCTCACCAATCAGATGGTGGATATCGACATACTCACCCGGAAGTATGGATCCGATCTGGAAGAGCGAATCATGTTGAGCAAGTCCCACGAAGAGCGTGTCAGCATCATGGAGACGTTCATCACCCAACGACTTCAACAGCAGAAAGAAACAAGTCTTCCGGTATTCAAAGCGCTTCAATTCATCATGAAATCAGAGGCTACCCCTACTGTCAAAGATCTGACCCAGGACTACTTTATTTCCGAGCGACAACTGGAGCGACAGTTCCAACGCTTCACAGGCTTTTCCCCCAAGCAATTCATCCGAATTGCCAGATTTCAGAACACCATGCAGTTTTATGGAAGCCAAGAATTGCGTCTTACCGATGTGGCTCTCAATTGCGGTTATTACGACCAGTCACACTTCATCAATGACTTCAAGCAGTTTTCTGGCCTGAACCCAAAAGAATACTTCAAAGGCAAGACCACAGCTACCCTTTGGCGCGACTCGAAAACACATTTCAAAGACCAGGCTATACCACAGTAA
- a CDS encoding dihydrofolate reductase family protein: protein MRKIKLFIATSLDGFIAQPNDDLSFLKLVEKEGEDYGYAAFTSTIDTIIIGRKTYDYVVKEIGASHYDNGKRDVYVITSTERPDNGRIKFHTGNLKDLVTKLKSQEGKDIYCDGGAQVIHELLKNDLIDEITISVVPVLVGNGTRLFKEGRPEQLLQFVSAKTFDTGLTQLYYKRKRKSDKE from the coding sequence ATGAGAAAGATAAAGCTATTTATTGCAACCAGTTTAGACGGTTTCATTGCCCAACCAAATGATGATCTTAGTTTTTTAAAGCTAGTTGAAAAAGAAGGGGAAGATTATGGCTATGCAGCATTTACATCAACTATTGATACTATTATTATTGGACGTAAAACCTATGACTATGTAGTAAAGGAAATCGGTGCTTCTCACTACGATAATGGTAAAAGGGATGTCTATGTCATTACAAGTACTGAACGTCCCGATAACGGTAGAATAAAATTTCATACAGGTAACCTGAAAGACTTGGTAACCAAACTTAAAAGTCAGGAAGGAAAAGATATTTATTGTGATGGTGGTGCTCAAGTCATTCACGAACTGCTTAAAAATGACCTCATTGATGAAATTACCATTTCTGTTGTTCCGGTTCTCGTAGGGAATGGTACAAGATTATTTAAAGAAGGCAGACCAGAACAACTATTACAATTTGTAAGTGCTAAAACGTTTGATACGGGATTGACTCAACTGTATTATAAACGAAAGCGAAAAAGTGACAAGGAATAA
- a CDS encoding helix-turn-helix transcriptional regulator: MTYKEIIPGRHLQSKIHNFWELKGEASSNKWERIFPDGCPGLIINLGDKCVTDNGATCMDHGKTYVVGAMTSFKESYIDEHTHLIGVCFKPSTFASFFSYASLGEVKNKTVQFDQNLSFNKDQFFNGNYIDYLNQFFYDKVCSKTIRLRTIIDSMQASKGLLTINELSKQNGISPRQLERLFKDFIGLTPKEYSNIIRIQQALALIESNNNNKALLDIAFECGFYDHSHLTNAIKQHTGFVPSEL; this comes from the coding sequence ATGACGTATAAAGAAATAATTCCAGGTAGACATTTACAAAGCAAAATTCACAACTTCTGGGAGCTAAAAGGTGAAGCATCGAGCAATAAATGGGAACGTATTTTTCCTGATGGTTGTCCGGGTTTAATCATAAACCTTGGTGATAAATGCGTTACTGATAATGGGGCTACATGCATGGATCACGGTAAAACTTATGTGGTTGGTGCAATGACATCTTTTAAAGAAAGCTACATAGACGAGCACACACACTTGATAGGTGTCTGTTTTAAACCTTCCACCTTTGCATCTTTTTTCTCTTATGCTTCTTTAGGCGAGGTTAAAAATAAGACCGTTCAATTTGACCAAAACCTATCTTTTAACAAAGACCAGTTTTTCAATGGTAACTATATTGACTATTTGAACCAGTTTTTTTATGATAAAGTATGTAGTAAGACCATAAGGTTGCGCACGATAATAGATTCTATGCAGGCTTCAAAAGGACTATTAACAATCAATGAGTTGTCTAAACAAAATGGTATTTCACCAAGGCAATTAGAAAGACTATTCAAAGATTTTATCGGGTTAACACCAAAGGAATATTCCAACATTATTCGGATTCAACAAGCATTAGCCTTAATAGAATCAAACAACAACAATAAGGCTTTATTAGATATTGCTTTTGAATGTGGGTTCTATGACCACTCCCACCTCACCAATGCTATTAAACAACATACGGGATTTGTACCTTCCGAACTTTAA
- a CDS encoding GlxA family transcriptional regulator, with protein MKHVTIVVPECIVNLNSIGGAYEILSRANGYWQKIGNSPKLKIQVAGYAQEQGLKEQFFKVYPDDLNQIKKTDLVIIPSIFDDFTKTVKRNEKLINWITRQYKEGAEIASMCSGAFLLAATGILDGRTCSIHWNSTEEFKKMYPDVKVAQDQIITDEKGVYTNGGGYSFLNLMLYLVEKYFDREVAIFCSKIFQIDIERTSQSQFSIFHIQKTHGDEIVEQAQSYIEEHMTEKISFEKLADSLAVSRRNFDRRFIKATGNTPVEYLQRVKVEAAKKQLENGRKPINEIMYEVGYVDMKAFREVFKKNTGMSPLDYKTKYNSQAAVAY; from the coding sequence ATGAAGCACGTCACCATTGTAGTTCCAGAATGCATTGTCAACCTCAATAGCATAGGTGGGGCTTATGAAATACTGAGCCGTGCCAATGGCTATTGGCAGAAGATTGGAAACAGCCCAAAGCTCAAGATCCAGGTAGCTGGTTATGCTCAGGAACAGGGTTTAAAGGAGCAGTTTTTCAAAGTGTATCCCGATGATCTCAATCAGATCAAAAAAACAGATCTGGTAATCATACCCTCTATCTTCGATGATTTTACTAAAACTGTCAAAAGGAACGAAAAACTGATTAATTGGATTACGAGGCAATACAAAGAAGGCGCTGAAATTGCCAGTATGTGCTCAGGTGCTTTTCTACTTGCTGCCACAGGCATATTGGATGGAAGAACCTGCTCTATCCACTGGAATTCCACGGAAGAATTCAAAAAAATGTATCCGGATGTTAAAGTAGCACAGGATCAAATAATCACGGATGAAAAGGGAGTGTATACCAATGGGGGCGGTTACTCTTTTCTAAACCTGATGCTCTACCTGGTAGAAAAGTATTTTGACCGGGAAGTGGCTATTTTCTGTTCCAAGATCTTTCAGATCGACATAGAGCGCACTTCACAATCACAGTTTTCGATCTTTCATATCCAGAAAACGCATGGTGACGAAATCGTAGAACAAGCCCAATCATATATCGAAGAACACATGACTGAAAAAATTTCGTTTGAAAAGCTGGCCGACAGCCTGGCCGTAAGCAGACGAAACTTTGACAGACGATTCATCAAGGCAACAGGAAACACGCCCGTGGAATACCTGCAACGTGTGAAGGTAGAGGCGGCCAAAAAACAGCTGGAAAATGGTCGCAAGCCCATCAATGAGATCATGTACGAAGTGGGCTATGTAGACATGAAGGCCTTCAGGGAAGTTTTTAAGAAAAACACGGGCATGTCCCCGCTAGACTACAAAACCAAATACAATAGTCAGGCGGCTGTTGCCTATTGA
- a CDS encoding SRPBCC domain-containing protein, protein MKGTLINMMIGVVPIMLVSTLTRAEVLNGQKEIGELKTQEQNENMNKQIASDFSTAFLVDQSPEEVFNTVTNVRGWWSENIEGGTSKLGEEFIYHYKDVHYCKIKLVEVVQNQRVVWHVLENYFSFTKDEKEWTGTKIIFEISKEGKQTKLQFTHQGLIPAYECFEICSDGWTNYIDGSLKNLITKGKGEPNPKEGGFNQELVEKWKLDSATSASSDSKDQHLTVSFLVDKTPEEVFGAVTNIGGWWTENYKGGTRKLNEEFEVQFWDVHYSKQKLEEVVPYQKVVWLIIDSKLTFIEKQDEWTNTRVIFDISSVGNQTKVQFTHEGLTPDIECYTDCSSAWNGYLTGSLRDFIMTGKGKPEVRVEQVDK, encoded by the coding sequence ATGAAAGGAACATTAATTAATATGATGATAGGAGTAGTACCAATCATGCTCGTGTCTACGCTAACACGAGCAGAGGTATTGAATGGCCAAAAAGAAATAGGAGAATTAAAAACACAAGAACAAAACGAAAACATGAACAAACAAATAGCATCAGATTTTAGCACTGCCTTTCTGGTAGATCAAAGCCCGGAGGAGGTTTTTAATACAGTTACCAACGTACGCGGTTGGTGGTCAGAGAATATTGAAGGTGGCACCAGTAAGTTGGGTGAAGAATTCATTTATCATTATAAGGATGTTCATTATTGTAAAATCAAGCTGGTAGAAGTAGTCCAAAATCAAAGGGTGGTGTGGCACGTATTGGAGAATTATTTCTCTTTCACGAAGGACGAAAAAGAGTGGACGGGCACTAAAATCATTTTTGAGATTTCTAAAGAAGGAAAGCAGACTAAACTTCAGTTTACCCATCAGGGATTGATACCCGCATATGAATGCTTTGAAATATGTAGCGATGGCTGGACCAACTACATTGACGGTAGTTTAAAGAACCTCATAACAAAAGGTAAGGGAGAGCCAAATCCAAAAGAGGGGGGATTTAATCAGGAGTTGGTGGAAAAGTGGAAGTTGGATTCAGCAACCTCTGCTTCTTCCGATTCAAAAGACCAACACCTTACCGTTTCTTTTCTGGTGGATAAAACACCTGAGGAAGTCTTTGGTGCTGTTACAAACATCGGTGGCTGGTGGACCGAAAATTACAAGGGAGGCACCCGCAAGTTGAATGAGGAGTTTGAGGTTCAGTTTTGGGATGTTCATTACTCAAAACAAAAGCTGGAGGAGGTTGTCCCCTATCAAAAGGTGGTTTGGCTGATAATAGACAGCAAGCTTACTTTCATAGAGAAACAGGATGAGTGGACAAACACCCGGGTCATATTTGATATTTCCAGCGTAGGCAACCAAACCAAAGTTCAATTTACTCATGAGGGGTTAACTCCAGACATAGAATGCTATACCGATTGCTCCAGTGCGTGGAATGGGTATTTGACTGGCAGCCTCCGAGATTTCATTATGACTGGAAAAGGAAAGCCGGAGGTTCGGGTGGAGCAAGTGGATAAATAG
- a CDS encoding SRPBCC domain-containing protein, which produces MTNEDLSITLQVEQTPLKVYKAINDVSEWWTKIEGGAKNIGDTFTVRFGDVYITHQVEELVPYKRVVWQVKDSSVASWVNTRIQFDISVEGDLTVVQFTHKGMTPQAEDYEDCMKGWTKFINEGLVRLASVIPVTNEEILDRFKALAIEERWFDIQDDLFSTNVKSIDPAHSPYMGYAEGKAAVRKKGKDFVAKVEEFHGARTSEPVMGGNYIAVARDMDITAQGFGRIQINEVMLYEIKDGEIVSEQFFY; this is translated from the coding sequence ATGACTAATGAAGACCTTTCGATAACCCTGCAAGTAGAGCAGACACCACTAAAAGTTTATAAAGCCATCAATGATGTGAGTGAATGGTGGACGAAGATTGAAGGTGGTGCCAAAAATATAGGGGACACCTTTACCGTTCGGTTTGGGGATGTTTATATCACCCATCAGGTGGAGGAGCTAGTACCTTATAAGCGGGTGGTTTGGCAGGTGAAAGATAGCAGTGTGGCGAGTTGGGTAAATACCCGCATTCAATTTGACATAAGTGTAGAAGGAGATCTCACAGTGGTTCAATTTACGCATAAGGGCATGACGCCTCAGGCTGAAGATTATGAAGATTGTATGAAGGGTTGGACCAAATTCATCAATGAAGGATTAGTGAGGTTGGCCTCCGTCATACCTGTGACGAATGAAGAAATATTAGATCGATTCAAAGCTCTTGCGATAGAGGAGCGGTGGTTTGATATACAGGATGACCTTTTCTCCACTAACGTAAAGAGTATAGACCCTGCCCATTCACCTTACATGGGATATGCTGAAGGGAAAGCTGCTGTCCGTAAAAAAGGGAAAGATTTTGTGGCCAAGGTTGAAGAGTTTCATGGGGCGAGAACTTCCGAACCTGTAATGGGAGGGAATTACATAGCCGTAGCTCGGGACATGGATATTACCGCCCAGGGTTTCGGACGAATTCAAATCAACGAGGTTATGCTCTATGAAATAAAGGATGGGGAAATCGTTTCTGAGCAGTTTTTTTATTAG
- a CDS encoding NAD(P)-binding domain-containing protein produces MKASKLNIGVIGAGQIGGTLIKQYTKAGHAVKMTNASGLDKLKHLACETGAHAGSLKTSSQM; encoded by the coding sequence GTGAAAGCCAGTAAGTTAAACATTGGAGTAATTGGAGCCGGACAGATTGGGGGAACCTTAATCAAACAGTATACAAAAGCAGGGCATGCCGTGAAAATGACGAATGCAAGTGGCCTGGATAAACTCAAGCATTTAGCTTGTGAAACAGGAGCTCATGCTGGTAGTTTGAAGACGTCATCACAGATGTAG
- a CDS encoding NADPH-dependent F420 reductase yields MLESIWVSNHIQRPVIKAYNNIFAESLIYSGKPKGDPNRIALPISGDDKNANEIVAMLIDTSGFDSLDYGVLKESWKQQPGSPVYCTDLTLSQLQKSLAIASPKGLPKKRELGLKYILEDGHEKWMDTVLHNRTIYKSVLQ; encoded by the coding sequence ATGCTTGAAAGCATTTGGGTGTCAAATCATATTCAAAGACCCGTCATTAAAGCGTATAACAACATCTTTGCCGAGTCTCTGATTTATTCAGGTAAGCCAAAAGGAGACCCAAATAGAATTGCGCTTCCGATATCCGGGGACGATAAAAACGCCAACGAAATTGTGGCCATGCTGATTGACACAAGCGGCTTTGACTCGCTGGACTATGGAGTACTAAAGGAATCATGGAAACAGCAACCCGGAAGCCCCGTCTATTGCACGGATCTGACATTATCACAACTTCAAAAGTCATTGGCTATCGCTTCACCAAAAGGTTTGCCGAAAAAACGAGAATTGGGATTGAAGTACATCCTGGAGGATGGTCACGAAAAGTGGATGGATACAGTGCTTCATAATAGGACTATTTACAAATCTGTGTTGCAATAA
- a CDS encoding SRPBCC domain-containing protein, which yields MFEKMSNQDFTLTLLVDRSPSEVFRVIKNVPGWWSGMHGEEFEGKWDNVNDEFSFTAAGGAHYNRQKLVELVPGKKIIWLVTESELSYIVDTDEWVGTQICFELFEEDNGTKIVFTHKGLTPEVECYGSCSVSWTDYLQQRLLKALSSN from the coding sequence ATGTTTGAGAAAATGAGCAATCAAGACTTTACACTGACTTTATTGGTTGACCGATCACCATCTGAGGTCTTTAGGGTAATCAAAAATGTGCCTGGCTGGTGGTCTGGTATGCACGGTGAGGAATTTGAAGGTAAATGGGATAATGTGAATGATGAATTTTCATTTACTGCCGCAGGAGGAGCACATTACAACCGACAGAAATTAGTAGAGCTGGTTCCGGGCAAGAAAATTATCTGGCTCGTAACAGAAAGTGAACTCAGCTATATAGTGGATACTGATGAGTGGGTAGGCACCCAGATATGCTTTGAGCTTTTCGAAGAAGATAACGGGACAAAAATAGTATTTACCCACAAGGGGTTGACCCCCGAGGTAGAGTGCTACGGAAGCTGTTCGGTTTCCTGGACGGATTATCTTCAGCAACGTTTATTGAAGGCTCTCAGCTCTAATTGA
- a CDS encoding alpha/beta hydrolase — translation MKPIKILFAHSGGGQGSVGQGSFDLVTYLKNELGNEFEMLYPIINDPEAPTYQMWKNLFINEFKKANKPTILIGHSLGASMLLKFISEEKPNFLISALYLVATPLWGKNGWDVDDFVLKDNFENELKQVNKIFLYQCKDDTIVPFKHFNFYKKAMPDATVRVLKGTDHAFANGLPELVDDIKMNIGV, via the coding sequence ATGAAACCAATAAAAATTTTATTCGCTCATAGTGGTGGTGGGCAAGGTAGCGTAGGACAAGGAAGTTTTGATTTAGTAACGTACTTAAAAAATGAATTGGGAAACGAATTTGAAATGCTTTACCCAATAATTAATGATCCAGAAGCTCCTACGTATCAAATGTGGAAAAATCTTTTCATCAACGAGTTTAAGAAAGCGAACAAGCCTACAATCCTTATTGGACATTCATTAGGAGCTTCAATGCTGCTTAAATTCATTTCAGAAGAAAAACCAAATTTTTTGATTTCAGCACTCTACTTAGTTGCAACACCTTTATGGGGAAAAAATGGTTGGGATGTGGACGACTTTGTACTCAAGGATAATTTTGAAAACGAACTCAAGCAAGTGAATAAGATTTTTCTCTATCAATGTAAAGACGATACAATTGTCCCGTTCAAACATTTTAATTTCTATAAGAAAGCCATGCCCGATGCAACCGTAAGAGTTTTGAAAGGAACAGACCATGCATTTGCGAATGGACTGCCTGAATTGGTTGATGACATTAAAATGAACATTGGTGTTTAA
- a CDS encoding nuclear transport factor 2 family protein: MTKTEIAKAFSNGEFEKTYDFIAKDAEWIVVEEDKFSGKQAIIDNCEQVGNYFKSVTIDFKTLNIITDGNKVVINGTAEFLRDGKRVSFVSACDVYEFNEDSQIQRITSYCIQSK; encoded by the coding sequence ATGACAAAAACAGAAATTGCAAAGGCATTCTCCAACGGGGAATTTGAAAAAACCTACGATTTCATAGCTAAGGATGCAGAATGGATTGTAGTCGAAGAAGACAAATTCTCAGGTAAACAAGCCATTATTGACAATTGTGAGCAAGTTGGAAACTACTTCAAGTCGGTAACCATAGACTTCAAAACACTCAATATCATTACAGATGGAAATAAAGTTGTAATTAATGGAACAGCAGAATTTTTAAGAGATGGCAAACGGGTTTCGTTTGTTTCGGCATGTGATGTTTATGAGTTTAATGAAGACAGCCAAATTCAAAGAATAACTTCGTATTGTATACAATCCAAGTAA
- a CDS encoding VOC family protein: MARSRLMEMHNIGIVVESLDNAIAFFTEIGLTLEGRMMVEGEWAGRVTGLGNQSAEIAMMVTPDGHSRLELSQFLNPQTIADHRTAPVNSLGYLRVMFRVDNLDELLIRLEKHGAKVLGEVVQFENMYRLCYIRGAEGILVGLAEQLGSDTAADLLENK, translated from the coding sequence ATGGCAAGAAGCAGGTTAATGGAGATGCACAACATTGGTATCGTTGTGGAATCACTCGATAATGCAATTGCATTTTTTACAGAAATTGGTTTGACACTGGAAGGACGAATGATGGTAGAAGGAGAATGGGCAGGACGTGTGACAGGACTTGGAAATCAATCTGCTGAGATAGCAATGATGGTTACTCCTGACGGGCACTCAAGACTTGAACTATCACAGTTTCTAAATCCTCAGACAATTGCAGACCACCGGACCGCCCCTGTGAATTCACTAGGTTATCTGCGCGTCATGTTCAGGGTTGATAATCTTGACGAACTACTGATTAGACTTGAGAAGCACGGTGCTAAAGTACTTGGAGAAGTGGTTCAATTTGAGAACATGTATCGACTTTGCTACATACGTGGAGCAGAAGGAATACTGGTAGGATTAGCTGAACAACTTGGCAGTGATACAGCGGCAGATCTTTTAGAAAACAAATAA
- a CDS encoding DUF6597 domain-containing transcriptional factor, translated as MNYQIILPSYALSNYVSYFWTLQYSGGLGEEIVFNSFVDNSTGIIFQHNQGKSAFYQKGKGELLTSFVYGPSTKPTVTFGADVFELNGVLFKPGGLRALLRMDTDELTDEMVCIDEFAEGCGLADHLLNIQSTEQRMEVLEQFLIRRMSNSLAFDQLIHHSLDLIHAQIDTIRMLDLCKTLKLSDKQFERRFKRSIGVTPIFYTRVCRFQNAMELIKTGQYNKLGDVAYALGYSDQSHFIKDIKQFSGYAPRDLSQQVSDFVVNLNKPLGLQSEAKS; from the coding sequence ATGAATTACCAGATTATTCTTCCATCTTATGCCTTGAGTAACTATGTGTCTTATTTCTGGACGCTCCAATACAGCGGTGGGTTAGGCGAAGAGATTGTTTTCAATTCATTCGTGGATAATTCTACTGGTATTATTTTCCAACACAACCAGGGAAAAAGCGCTTTCTATCAGAAGGGAAAAGGTGAGTTACTGACTTCTTTTGTATATGGCCCCTCTACTAAACCAACAGTGACTTTTGGTGCAGATGTCTTTGAGTTGAACGGAGTGCTGTTCAAGCCGGGTGGGTTAAGGGCGTTGCTAAGAATGGATACAGATGAACTCACTGATGAGATGGTCTGTATTGATGAGTTTGCCGAAGGGTGCGGATTGGCCGATCATCTGCTTAATATTCAGTCAACTGAACAGAGGATGGAGGTGCTGGAGCAGTTTCTAATTAGAAGGATGTCTAATTCATTGGCATTCGACCAGCTTATTCATCATTCTTTGGATTTAATACATGCGCAAATTGACACCATACGGATGCTTGACTTATGTAAGACCCTGAAACTTTCTGACAAACAGTTTGAGCGGAGGTTTAAACGATCCATTGGTGTCACGCCCATATTTTATACCCGTGTGTGTCGGTTTCAAAATGCAATGGAGCTAATAAAAACGGGTCAATACAACAAACTTGGGGATGTCGCTTATGCACTTGGGTATTCAGACCAGTCTCACTTTATCAAGGATATAAAACAATTTTCGGGCTATGCTCCCAGGGATCTTTCGCAACAGGTTAGTGACTTTGTAGTCAATCTGAATAAGCCACTGGGACTCCAAAGTGAAGCTAAAAGTTGA